One window of the Anaeromyxobacter dehalogenans 2CP-C genome contains the following:
- a CDS encoding helix-turn-helix transcriptional regulator, with product MADRSPSARTSLAKPARRAPNNVQRLREEQLLTKAELARKAGVSPLTVTRIEHGLECRVDTKRKIILALGLTPSDRRKVFGPSPGGRLS from the coding sequence ATGGCCGACCGATCGCCCAGCGCCCGGACGTCCCTCGCGAAGCCTGCGAGGCGCGCGCCGAACAACGTGCAGCGGCTCCGGGAGGAGCAGCTCCTCACCAAGGCCGAGCTCGCCCGCAAGGCGGGCGTCTCCCCGCTCACCGTGACCCGGATCGAGCACGGCCTGGAGTGCCGCGTGGACACCAAGCGGAAGATCATCCTCGCGCTCGGCCTGACCCCCTCGGACCGGCGCAAGGTGTTCGGCCCCAGCCCCGGAGGGCGCCTCTCGTGA
- a CDS encoding prepilin peptidase → MPGVPAGLIAAWVALVGGVVGSFLNVVIARVPAGESIVSPGSRCPRCRTPIAWYDNVPVVSWLVLRARCRSCRAPISARYPLVEALVAGVALLAWARHGLAVAALGELVLVSLLVALAFIDLDTWLLPHALTWPLIATGLAAAAAGLGPATLQGSAIGAAVGFLAFALVSVVGEKVLHKEALGFGDVWLLSGIGAWLGVAALLPVVLLASVQGSVVGLVLLALGKGQPGPQPPAEAAAPPAPSVPGDPAVLADADDWVPPRNAVPFGPFLAAGALEWLYLADLIVRGVPSLELFR, encoded by the coding sequence ATGCCCGGCGTCCCCGCGGGCCTGATCGCGGCCTGGGTGGCGCTGGTCGGCGGCGTGGTGGGCAGCTTTCTCAACGTCGTGATCGCCCGGGTGCCGGCCGGCGAGTCGATCGTCTCCCCGGGGTCGCGCTGCCCGCGCTGCAGGACGCCCATCGCCTGGTACGACAACGTGCCGGTGGTGTCCTGGCTCGTGCTGCGCGCCCGCTGCCGCAGCTGCCGCGCGCCCATCTCCGCCCGCTACCCGCTGGTCGAGGCGCTCGTCGCGGGCGTGGCGCTGCTGGCGTGGGCGCGCCACGGCCTCGCCGTCGCCGCGCTGGGCGAGCTGGTGCTCGTCTCGCTCCTGGTGGCGCTTGCGTTCATCGATCTCGACACCTGGCTGCTTCCCCACGCGCTCACCTGGCCCCTCATCGCCACCGGCCTCGCCGCCGCCGCTGCCGGGCTCGGACCGGCGACGCTCCAGGGCTCGGCGATCGGCGCGGCGGTCGGTTTCCTCGCCTTCGCGCTCGTCTCGGTCGTCGGCGAGAAGGTGCTGCACAAGGAGGCGCTCGGGTTCGGGGACGTGTGGCTCCTCTCGGGGATCGGCGCGTGGCTGGGGGTGGCGGCGTTGCTCCCGGTGGTGCTGCTCGCCTCGGTGCAGGGGAGCGTGGTGGGCCTCGTGCTGCTCGCGCTCGGGAAGGGGCAGCCCGGCCCGCAGCCGCCGGCCGAGGCGGCTGCGCCGCCAGCCCCGTCGGTGCCCGGCGATCCGGCCGTGCTCGCCGACGCCGACGACTGGGTCCCGCCCCGGAACGCGGTCCCGTTCGGCCCGTTCCTGGCCGCCGGTGCCCTGGAGTGGCTGTATCTCGCGGACCTCATCGTGCGCGGTGTCCCGTCGCTAGAGCTGTTCCGGTGA
- a CDS encoding PilN domain-containing protein, with product MIRINLLPVRVSKKKEAGKQQLALLAVVVIGGLVGNYLWAASRSSDLAAREAQLKRTKADIAQLDRIIGEVKDIKEQQAQLREKLEVLDRLKAGRIGPVKMLDQLAQLTPKRLWLSKLEQKGDALTFTGTAASIDEVSELMTALKGSTYFKDVELKKTSAKTDKSFRLVEFSLSANVVYPGAPVIAAPSPGKK from the coding sequence ATGATCCGGATAAACCTGCTCCCGGTCCGGGTCTCGAAGAAGAAGGAGGCGGGCAAGCAGCAGCTGGCGCTGCTCGCCGTCGTCGTGATCGGCGGCCTCGTGGGCAACTACCTGTGGGCCGCGTCGCGCTCCTCGGACCTCGCCGCTCGCGAGGCGCAGCTGAAGCGGACGAAGGCCGACATCGCCCAGCTCGACCGCATCATCGGTGAGGTCAAGGACATCAAGGAGCAGCAGGCGCAGCTCCGCGAGAAGCTCGAGGTGCTGGACCGGCTCAAGGCCGGGCGGATCGGGCCGGTCAAGATGCTCGACCAGCTCGCGCAGCTCACGCCGAAGCGGCTCTGGCTCTCCAAGCTCGAGCAGAAGGGCGACGCCCTCACGTTCACGGGCACGGCGGCGAGCATCGACGAGGTGTCGGAGCTCATGACCGCGCTCAAGGGCTCCACGTACTTCAAGGACGTCGAGCTGAAGAAGACGAGCGCGAAGACCGACAAGTCGTTCAGGCTGGTGGAGTTCTCGCTGTCCGCGAACGTCGTCTATCCGGGCGCGCCGGTGATCGCCGCGCCGTCGCCCGGGAAGAAGTAG
- the pilM gene encoding type IV pilus assembly protein PilM → MAKKKLAVGLDIGSSSVKLVQLREKRGGWTLEAFATAPLPPEAIVDGALMNSSAIVQAVQEVLGKQKVKAKDVAIGVRGHSVIIKKISLPRMSQEELDESIQWEAEQYIPFDIKDVNIDTQILTPDGDAAGQMDVLLVAAKKDMINDYTSVCAEAGLTATVVDVDAFAVQNAFEVNYDGSPDETVVLINVGAAVTNVNVVSHGITTFTRDITMGGNAFTEEIQKQLNVSYDEAEALKVGGQGESDAVIPQEVERVIQGVADQLSGEVQRSLDFFASTSGGATIGRVYLSGGTARIPALFKAIEGRAGAPVEVLNPFKNIEIDNRKFDPAVILAAAPAAAVSVGLALRRAGDK, encoded by the coding sequence ATGGCGAAGAAGAAGCTCGCCGTCGGCCTCGACATCGGCTCCTCGAGCGTGAAGCTCGTGCAGCTCCGCGAGAAGCGGGGAGGCTGGACGCTCGAGGCGTTCGCGACGGCGCCGCTGCCCCCCGAGGCCATCGTGGACGGGGCCCTGATGAACTCCTCCGCCATCGTGCAGGCGGTGCAGGAGGTCCTCGGGAAGCAGAAGGTCAAGGCGAAGGACGTCGCGATCGGCGTCCGCGGCCACTCGGTGATCATCAAGAAGATCTCGCTCCCGCGCATGTCGCAGGAGGAGCTCGACGAGTCCATCCAGTGGGAGGCGGAGCAGTACATCCCCTTCGACATCAAGGACGTGAACATCGACACGCAGATCCTGACGCCCGACGGCGACGCCGCCGGGCAGATGGACGTGCTGCTGGTGGCCGCCAAGAAGGACATGATCAACGACTACACCTCGGTCTGCGCGGAAGCGGGGCTCACCGCGACCGTGGTGGACGTCGATGCGTTCGCCGTCCAGAACGCGTTCGAGGTGAACTACGACGGGTCCCCCGACGAGACGGTGGTGCTCATCAACGTCGGCGCCGCGGTCACCAACGTGAACGTGGTGTCGCACGGGATCACCACGTTCACGCGCGACATCACCATGGGCGGCAACGCCTTCACGGAGGAGATCCAGAAGCAGCTGAACGTCTCCTACGACGAGGCCGAGGCGCTGAAGGTGGGCGGGCAGGGCGAGTCCGACGCGGTGATCCCGCAGGAGGTGGAGCGGGTCATCCAGGGCGTCGCCGACCAGCTCTCGGGCGAGGTCCAGCGCTCGCTCGACTTCTTCGCCTCCACCTCGGGCGGGGCGACGATCGGGCGGGTCTACCTGTCCGGCGGGACCGCGCGCATCCCGGCGCTGTTCAAGGCCATCGAGGGACGCGCCGGCGCGCCGGTCGAGGTGCTGAATCCCTTCAAGAACATCGAGATCGACAACCGCAAGTTCGACCCCGCGGTGATCCTCGCGGCTGCCCCCGCGGCCGCCGTGAGCGTCGGCCTCGCGCTTCGCCGCGCCGGAGACAAGTAG
- a CDS encoding ABC transporter ATP-binding protein, with the protein MILRTEKLTKVFEVGLLARKVTAVDALDLEVAPGEIFGFVGPNGAGKTTTIKMLMGLIYPSSGRAFIFDDPIPSRRAKARIGYLPEHPAYYEFLTGREALRFFARLSEVPGAARDRRCDELLELVGLTAAADRQIRKYSKGMQQRLGIAQALVGDPALVVLDEPMSGLDPVGRKDVRDLILELKRRGKTVFFSTHILPDVESLCDRVGVILRGKLRDVGRIDELLSGNVRAVELTATVPGPAREALSRGRLLRADGDRLTVVFDDAPAADAAVSAVVRAGGRVIALTPHRDTLEDFFVRRLAEVHGAEPEPRAAAGGA; encoded by the coding sequence ATGATCCTGAGGACGGAGAAGCTGACGAAGGTCTTCGAGGTGGGGCTGCTGGCACGCAAGGTCACCGCGGTGGACGCGCTCGACCTCGAGGTCGCCCCCGGGGAGATCTTCGGGTTCGTCGGCCCGAACGGCGCCGGCAAGACCACGACCATCAAGATGTTGATGGGGCTCATCTACCCGAGCAGCGGGCGGGCCTTCATCTTCGACGACCCCATCCCGAGCCGGCGCGCCAAGGCGCGCATCGGCTACCTGCCGGAGCACCCCGCGTACTACGAGTTCCTCACCGGCCGCGAGGCGCTGCGCTTCTTCGCGCGGCTCTCCGAGGTCCCGGGGGCGGCTCGCGACCGCCGCTGTGACGAGCTGCTCGAGCTGGTGGGCCTGACCGCGGCCGCGGATCGGCAGATCCGGAAGTACTCGAAGGGCATGCAGCAGCGGCTCGGCATCGCGCAGGCGCTGGTGGGCGACCCGGCGCTGGTCGTGCTGGACGAGCCCATGAGCGGGCTCGACCCCGTCGGCCGCAAGGACGTGCGCGACCTCATCCTCGAGCTGAAGCGGCGCGGCAAGACCGTGTTCTTCTCCACGCACATCCTCCCGGACGTCGAGAGCCTGTGCGACCGCGTCGGCGTGATCCTGCGCGGCAAGCTGCGCGACGTCGGGCGCATCGACGAGCTGCTCTCCGGGAACGTGCGCGCGGTGGAGCTCACCGCCACGGTGCCCGGCCCGGCGCGCGAGGCGCTCTCGCGCGGGCGGCTCCTGCGCGCCGACGGCGACCGCCTCACGGTGGTGTTCGACGACGCGCCCGCGGCCGACGCCGCGGTCAGCGCCGTGGTGCGCGCCGGCGGCAGGGTGATCGCGCTGACACCGCACCGCGACACGCTCGAGGACTTCTTCGTGCGCCGCCTGGCCGAGGTGCACGGCGCCGAGCCGGAGCCGAGGGCCGCCGCCGGGGGTGCGTAG
- a CDS encoding type IV pilin protein — MKKAAKGFTLIELMIVVAIIGILAAIAIPNFLRYQLRAKFSELRENVNAVFKSEEALRQGEASNGQYRAVALLPDGCDNTGGQGTAKHPWAPADLAAAAQIDWVVEGSTYGCYTTTVSAPAVHLTVYANSDIDGDGTEGCVYLYKATLDSAGGVASTAAGVAHVCPNQGGTPIAPFGPPWGQPQIAADGVF, encoded by the coding sequence ATGAAGAAGGCTGCCAAGGGCTTCACCCTCATCGAGCTCATGATCGTCGTCGCGATCATCGGGATCCTCGCCGCGATCGCCATCCCGAACTTCCTCCGCTACCAGCTCCGCGCGAAGTTCAGCGAGCTCCGCGAGAACGTGAACGCGGTGTTCAAGTCGGAGGAGGCCCTTCGCCAGGGCGAGGCGTCGAACGGCCAGTACCGGGCCGTCGCGCTGCTGCCCGACGGTTGCGACAACACGGGTGGCCAGGGCACGGCGAAGCATCCGTGGGCCCCGGCCGACCTGGCGGCCGCCGCGCAGATCGACTGGGTGGTCGAGGGCTCGACGTACGGCTGCTACACGACCACGGTGTCCGCCCCCGCCGTCCACCTGACCGTCTACGCGAACTCGGACATCGACGGCGACGGGACCGAGGGCTGCGTGTACCTGTACAAGGCGACGCTCGACTCCGCTGGCGGGGTTGCGTCCACCGCGGCCGGCGTCGCTCACGTCTGCCCGAACCAGGGTGGGACGCCGATCGCTCCGTTCGGCCCGCCGTGGGGCCAGCCGCAGATCGCGGCGGACGGCGTGTTCTAG
- the pilQ gene encoding type IV pilus secretin family protein, translating into MTSRLKPIVGLLLWGAIGVASAAEPNVIRGIEVGQREGALELEIRGSRAPSYSVFKLQDPPRLVVDLAGADVSGVTSPIQVGKAGVLAVSTAQYKDERSAVGRVIIALDGARRYDVAPRGDAVVVRVLEAEAASVPTQATASAPKAPAPAAAPPAAPASSGDDHLVAHRVDEGPAGTATRITGVRAAGGQLVIATDGQAGRLEILELRDPARLAIDVHGVSGAPRAPVKVRGAFSQVRFGRDAGKVRVVLDASGALPRYEVKRVAGGVAVVTSGATVAAAEPARKAVPAPRVEPVAPAAAPAAPGLARIGDVRFASAGGGARIDISGKAPFVISRPDAHTVVLTLDGAQLPRALERSLDTSAFRGPVAMVSSFNQPQTGQVRIVASLRGNATDRMIETRDGLAWTFSEAGEAAAEAAAPAAPEQAQAADAKVAGFAAEAPAYASSGAPQARGYTGRRITLDFHDIEIRNLLRLIADVSKKNIVVADDVSGKVTVSLRNVPWDQALDLVLRSKGLGKEEMGNVIRIAKFEAIAKEQAAKAEAEKARIPLIPLKVRIIPVNYARANDVASRVKDVLSERGSVSTDERTNVLIVKDIPEALVRAEGLVRNLDTEIPQVLIESRIVEASSNFNRQLGVQWGGNASFTQATGNPTGVAFPNNVSGAGAAGQAPNQGTSATPNYAVNLPAAIGQGAGGGIGLVLGSANGAFNLNLRLSALENNGVVKTISSPKIATIDNKEATIGQGISIPFSQTSASGVNTTFVEAKLELKVTPHVTADGSILLKIKATNNAPNSSLTGSNGQPSISKREAETEVLVKDGETTVIGGIYTRSTASKTAAVPFLSKIPLLGFFFRSDTNTDDHTELLIFITPRILNRQPATAAAAASN; encoded by the coding sequence ATGACTTCCCGCCTGAAGCCCATCGTCGGCCTGCTCCTGTGGGGCGCGATCGGCGTCGCCTCCGCTGCGGAGCCGAACGTCATCCGGGGGATCGAGGTCGGGCAGCGCGAGGGCGCGCTCGAGCTCGAGATCCGCGGCTCGCGGGCCCCGTCCTACTCCGTGTTCAAGCTCCAGGACCCGCCGCGGCTGGTGGTGGACCTGGCCGGCGCCGACGTCTCCGGGGTGACCTCGCCCATCCAGGTCGGCAAGGCCGGCGTGCTCGCGGTGAGCACGGCACAGTACAAGGACGAGCGCAGCGCGGTCGGCCGCGTGATCATCGCGCTCGACGGCGCGCGCCGCTACGACGTGGCGCCGCGGGGTGACGCGGTGGTGGTGCGCGTGCTGGAGGCCGAGGCCGCGAGCGTCCCCACCCAGGCGACCGCCTCCGCGCCGAAGGCTCCGGCCCCCGCGGCCGCGCCGCCCGCCGCCCCCGCGTCCTCCGGCGACGACCACCTCGTCGCGCACCGCGTGGACGAGGGCCCAGCCGGCACCGCTACCCGGATCACGGGCGTCCGCGCTGCCGGAGGCCAGCTCGTCATCGCGACCGACGGCCAGGCCGGCCGCCTCGAGATCCTCGAGCTGCGCGACCCGGCGCGCCTCGCCATCGACGTCCACGGCGTCTCCGGCGCGCCGCGGGCGCCGGTGAAGGTGCGCGGCGCGTTCTCGCAGGTCCGCTTCGGGCGCGACGCGGGCAAGGTGCGCGTCGTCCTCGACGCGTCCGGCGCGCTGCCGAGGTACGAGGTGAAGCGCGTGGCCGGCGGCGTGGCCGTGGTCACCTCTGGCGCCACCGTGGCGGCTGCCGAGCCGGCGCGCAAGGCCGTGCCGGCGCCCCGCGTCGAGCCCGTCGCGCCGGCGGCCGCGCCCGCGGCGCCCGGCCTGGCGCGCATCGGCGACGTCCGCTTCGCGAGCGCCGGCGGCGGCGCCCGTATCGACATCTCCGGCAAGGCGCCGTTCGTCATCTCGCGGCCCGACGCGCACACGGTGGTGCTGACGCTGGACGGCGCGCAGCTCCCGCGCGCGCTGGAGCGCTCCCTCGACACCAGCGCCTTCCGCGGCCCGGTGGCGATGGTCTCCTCCTTCAACCAGCCGCAGACCGGGCAGGTCCGCATCGTGGCCAGCCTGCGCGGCAACGCCACCGACCGGATGATCGAGACGCGCGACGGGCTCGCCTGGACGTTCTCCGAGGCCGGTGAGGCGGCGGCAGAGGCCGCGGCGCCCGCCGCGCCGGAGCAGGCCCAGGCCGCCGACGCGAAGGTGGCGGGCTTCGCCGCCGAAGCCCCGGCGTACGCCTCCTCGGGCGCGCCCCAGGCGCGCGGCTACACCGGCCGCCGGATCACCCTCGACTTCCACGACATCGAGATCCGCAACCTGCTCCGGCTCATCGCCGATGTCTCCAAGAAGAACATCGTCGTGGCCGACGACGTGTCCGGCAAGGTCACCGTCTCGCTCCGCAACGTGCCCTGGGACCAGGCGCTCGACCTGGTCCTGCGGTCCAAGGGGCTGGGGAAGGAGGAGATGGGCAACGTCATCCGGATCGCGAAGTTCGAGGCCATCGCCAAGGAGCAGGCGGCGAAGGCGGAGGCCGAGAAGGCGCGCATCCCGCTCATCCCGCTGAAGGTGCGAATCATCCCGGTGAACTACGCGCGGGCGAACGACGTGGCGAGCCGGGTGAAGGACGTGCTCTCCGAGCGCGGCTCGGTCTCCACCGACGAGCGCACCAACGTGCTCATCGTGAAGGACATCCCCGAGGCCCTGGTCCGCGCCGAGGGGCTGGTGCGGAACCTCGACACCGAGATCCCGCAGGTGCTCATCGAGAGCCGCATCGTCGAGGCGTCCTCGAACTTCAACCGCCAGCTCGGCGTGCAGTGGGGCGGCAACGCCTCGTTCACGCAGGCCACCGGCAACCCCACCGGCGTCGCGTTCCCGAACAACGTCTCGGGCGCCGGCGCCGCCGGCCAGGCGCCGAACCAGGGCACCTCGGCCACCCCGAACTACGCCGTCAACCTCCCGGCCGCCATCGGCCAGGGCGCCGGCGGCGGCATCGGCCTGGTGCTCGGCTCCGCGAACGGCGCGTTCAACCTGAACCTCCGCCTCTCCGCGCTCGAGAACAACGGCGTGGTGAAGACCATCTCCTCGCCCAAGATCGCCACCATCGACAACAAGGAGGCGACCATCGGGCAGGGCATCTCCATCCCGTTCTCGCAGACCTCCGCGTCGGGCGTGAACACGACGTTCGTGGAGGCGAAGCTGGAGCTGAAGGTCACGCCGCACGTCACCGCCGACGGCTCGATCCTCCTCAAGATCAAGGCGACCAACAACGCGCCGAACTCGTCCCTGACCGGCTCGAACGGGCAGCCCTCGATCTCGAAGCGCGAGGCGGAGACCGAGGTCCTGGTGAAGGACGGCGAGACCACCGTCATCGGCGGCATCTACACACGCTCCACGGCGTCGAAGACCGCCGCGGTGCCGTTCCTCAGCAAGATCCCGCTGCTCGGCTTCTTCTTCCGGAGCGACACGAACACGGACGACCACACCGAGCTGCTCATCTTCATCACGCCGCGCATCCTGAACCGGCAGCCGGCGACGGCCGCGGCGGCCGCGAGCAACTAG
- a CDS encoding type 4a pilus biogenesis protein PilO: MEKLIENIARASTAAKVGVVAAIVIAVTALNYFAMSATFGPSISEVETRIARAKTEQARLDREYIEKTSIANNLNQFRREKELLEERLRQALAELPEDKKIDELLQLLQDRAQKAGLEIGTIEPRPAVTERFYARIPIPMSVTGSFHEIATFFDALGRMQRIVNVTDIVLDGPKDVNGKILLNGKFLATTFMFVEAKPAAAAPKKGGAK; the protein is encoded by the coding sequence ATGGAAAAGCTCATCGAGAACATCGCCCGGGCGTCGACCGCCGCGAAGGTCGGGGTCGTCGCGGCGATCGTGATCGCCGTCACCGCGCTCAACTACTTCGCCATGTCGGCCACCTTCGGGCCCTCCATCTCCGAGGTCGAGACGCGCATCGCGAGGGCGAAGACGGAGCAGGCCCGGCTGGATCGCGAGTACATCGAGAAGACGTCCATCGCGAACAACCTGAACCAGTTCCGGCGGGAGAAGGAGCTGCTCGAGGAGCGGCTGCGCCAGGCGCTCGCGGAGCTGCCCGAGGACAAGAAGATCGACGAGCTGCTGCAGCTCCTCCAGGACCGCGCGCAGAAGGCCGGGCTGGAGATCGGCACCATCGAGCCGAGGCCCGCGGTCACCGAGCGCTTCTACGCGCGGATCCCCATCCCCATGTCGGTCACCGGCAGCTTCCACGAGATCGCGACGTTCTTCGACGCCCTCGGCCGGATGCAGCGCATCGTGAACGTCACGGACATCGTGCTGGACGGGCCCAAGGACGTGAACGGGAAGATCCTGCTGAACGGCAAGTTCCTGGCGACCACGTTCATGTTCGTCGAGGCGAAGCCCGCGGCGGCAGCGCCGAAGAAGGGAGGCGCCAAGTGA
- a CDS encoding sensor histidine kinase, with the protein MRRVGLVLLLDLVAAAAAGAVLLLALGVPPAARGVFGPARLALLAAGAAAAVIAVGLVLLRRSVARPVGRLLASARRLEHASGGLPVLAPPGEPEDGSLARAAVAFERVAEALGEERVRLAAKIEELEGANRALAEARASWLRSEQLAAVGRLASGVAHEVGNPLGAISGYAELARGRIRAGEAEQAEDLVARIAVEAGRIDAIVRDLLELARPSAPVVAPIALSGPVDAALRLARVQARLREVRAELDLPASLPPVLADEARLAQVFLNLFLNAGDAMGGRGTLRVEARAVEGAVEVEVSDDGPGIAPEDLPRVFDPFFTTKPPGAGTGLGLSVSHGLVEAMGGDLSAANGPGGGAVFRLRLRRGGPPAGPC; encoded by the coding sequence ATGCGGCGCGTGGGCCTCGTCCTCCTGCTCGACCTCGTCGCCGCGGCGGCCGCCGGCGCGGTGCTCCTCCTGGCGCTGGGCGTTCCGCCCGCGGCGCGCGGCGTGTTCGGCCCCGCGAGGCTCGCGCTCCTCGCGGCCGGCGCTGCGGCGGCCGTGATCGCGGTGGGCCTGGTGCTGCTGCGACGCTCGGTGGCGCGGCCGGTGGGGCGGCTGCTCGCGTCCGCACGGCGGCTGGAGCACGCGAGCGGCGGGCTCCCGGTGCTCGCGCCGCCGGGCGAGCCCGAGGACGGCTCGCTCGCCCGGGCGGCGGTGGCGTTCGAGCGCGTGGCGGAAGCGCTCGGCGAGGAGCGCGTGCGCCTCGCCGCCAAGATCGAGGAACTGGAGGGCGCGAACCGCGCGCTCGCGGAGGCGCGGGCCTCGTGGCTGCGCTCCGAGCAGCTCGCCGCCGTGGGCAGGCTCGCCTCGGGCGTGGCGCACGAGGTCGGCAACCCGCTCGGCGCCATCTCCGGCTACGCCGAGCTGGCGCGCGGCCGGATCCGCGCGGGCGAGGCGGAGCAGGCGGAGGACCTGGTCGCGCGGATCGCGGTGGAGGCGGGCCGGATCGACGCCATCGTGCGCGACCTGCTCGAGCTGGCGCGCCCCTCGGCGCCGGTGGTGGCGCCCATCGCGCTGTCCGGCCCGGTCGATGCGGCGCTCCGCCTGGCGCGCGTGCAGGCGCGGCTTCGAGAGGTGCGGGCGGAGCTCGACCTGCCCGCGAGCCTCCCGCCGGTGCTCGCCGACGAGGCGAGGCTCGCGCAGGTCTTCCTCAACCTGTTCCTGAACGCGGGCGACGCGATGGGGGGCCGTGGCACGCTGCGCGTCGAGGCCCGCGCGGTCGAGGGCGCGGTGGAGGTCGAGGTCTCGGACGATGGGCCCGGGATCGCGCCCGAGGACCTGCCGCGCGTCTTCGATCCCTTCTTCACGACCAAGCCTCCCGGCGCCGGCACCGGCCTCGGGCTCTCGGTGAGCCACGGCCTGGTGGAGGCGATGGGCGGAGACCTCTCCGCCGCCAACGGGCCGGGCGGCGGGGCGGTGTTCCGCCTGCGGCTCCGGCGCGGGGGTCCGCCCGCGGGCCCGTGCTAG
- a CDS encoding sigma-54-dependent transcriptional regulator — protein sequence MRNVLVVDDEASIRHLLSVILVDHGYDPRAVATGEEALKELAARDFDLVLTDVRMPGMGGLGLLREIQRTAPELMVIVMSAYGAHDAAIEAMKAGAYDFLSKPFKPDEVVLVLRKAEERERLARENRRLRTELSAGYSPEHMVGTSEPMREVSRQIRKIAQQKTTVLVQGESGTGKELVARAIHQLSPRAALPFVAVNCGAIPSELIESELFGHVKGAFTDAVRAKKGLAAEADGGTLFLDEIGELPLGLQVKLLRFLQEEEVRPVGDTRSRRVDVRVVAATAIDLRAAVAAGRFREDLYWRLDVVGVRLPPLRERREDLPALLDHFLARFRHLRPELPGLALSDEARAALLAHGWPGNVRELEHAVERAVVLADGPVLREEDLPEGIRARARAAPAPADAGDGSLSVKRATRALEERLIRAALERTAGNRTRAAELLELSYGALLYKIKEYGLG from the coding sequence ATGCGCAACGTCCTCGTCGTGGACGACGAGGCTTCCATCCGGCACCTGCTCTCCGTGATCCTGGTGGACCACGGGTACGACCCGCGCGCGGTGGCCACCGGCGAGGAGGCGCTCAAGGAGCTGGCGGCCCGGGACTTCGACCTGGTGCTCACCGACGTGCGCATGCCCGGGATGGGCGGCCTGGGCCTGCTGCGCGAGATCCAGCGCACCGCGCCGGAGCTGATGGTCATCGTGATGAGCGCGTACGGCGCGCACGACGCGGCCATCGAGGCGATGAAGGCCGGCGCCTACGACTTCCTGTCGAAGCCGTTCAAGCCGGACGAGGTGGTGCTGGTGCTCCGCAAGGCGGAGGAGCGCGAGCGGCTGGCGCGCGAGAACCGCCGGCTGCGCACCGAGCTGTCGGCCGGGTACAGCCCGGAGCACATGGTCGGCACCTCCGAGCCGATGCGCGAGGTGTCCCGGCAGATCCGCAAGATCGCGCAGCAGAAGACCACCGTCCTGGTGCAGGGTGAGTCGGGCACCGGCAAGGAGCTGGTCGCGCGCGCGATCCACCAGCTCTCGCCGCGGGCCGCCCTCCCGTTCGTCGCGGTCAACTGCGGGGCCATCCCCTCGGAGCTCATCGAGTCCGAGCTGTTCGGGCACGTGAAGGGCGCCTTCACCGACGCGGTGCGCGCGAAGAAGGGGCTCGCGGCGGAGGCGGACGGCGGGACGCTGTTCCTCGACGAGATCGGCGAGCTGCCCCTGGGCCTCCAGGTGAAGCTGTTGCGCTTCCTCCAGGAGGAGGAGGTGCGGCCCGTCGGCGACACCCGCAGCCGCCGGGTGGACGTTCGCGTCGTCGCCGCGACCGCGATCGACCTCCGCGCCGCCGTGGCGGCGGGCCGGTTCCGGGAGGATCTGTACTGGCGCCTCGACGTGGTGGGCGTGCGCCTCCCGCCGCTGCGAGAGCGGCGGGAGGACCTCCCCGCGCTGCTGGATCACTTCCTGGCCCGGTTCCGCCACCTCCGCCCCGAGCTGCCCGGGCTGGCGCTGTCGGACGAGGCCCGCGCGGCGCTGCTCGCCCATGGCTGGCCCGGAAACGTGCGCGAGCTGGAGCACGCGGTCGAGCGGGCCGTGGTGCTCGCCGACGGGCCGGTGCTGCGCGAGGAGGACCTGCCCGAGGGGATCCGCGCCCGCGCGCGCGCGGCCCCGGCACCTGCCGACGCCGGCGACGGCTCGCTGTCGGTGAAGCGCGCCACCCGCGCCCTGGAGGAGCGGCTCATCCGTGCGGCGCTGGAGCGGACCGCCGGGAACCGCACCCGCGCCGCAGAGCTGCTCGAGCTCTCGTACGGGGCGCTCCTGTACAAGATCAAGGAGTACGGCCTCGGATAG
- a CDS encoding pilus assembly protein PilP, giving the protein MSPRRIVPFLLCALLAGCGGSAPKRAPAPKKAAAAATAPADVKPEPQTAKADDWVYSSVGKRDPFRSFLADVTQAGPGLQTRCATPLGKYELDQLKLVAVVTGLEDPVAMVEAPSGVGYAVRRGACLGKNGGTVAAVRSGEVVVTEFALRADGTRDRTQTVLRLPKEAALNLEEQLP; this is encoded by the coding sequence GTGAGCCCGCGCCGCATCGTCCCCTTCCTCCTCTGCGCGCTCCTCGCCGGGTGCGGCGGCTCCGCGCCCAAGCGCGCCCCCGCGCCGAAGAAGGCCGCCGCCGCGGCCACCGCGCCCGCCGACGTCAAGCCGGAGCCGCAGACCGCGAAGGCCGACGACTGGGTCTACTCGTCGGTCGGCAAGCGCGATCCGTTCCGGAGCTTCCTGGCGGACGTGACCCAGGCCGGGCCGGGGCTGCAGACCCGGTGCGCGACACCGCTCGGGAAGTACGAGCTCGATCAGCTGAAGCTGGTCGCCGTGGTCACCGGGCTCGAAGATCCGGTCGCCATGGTCGAGGCGCCGTCCGGCGTCGGCTATGCAGTGCGCCGCGGCGCCTGCCTCGGAAAGAACGGCGGCACCGTCGCGGCGGTGAGGAGCGGCGAGGTCGTGGTGACCGAGTTCGCACTCCGCGCCGACGGGACCCGCGACCGAACCCAGACCGTGCTCCGCCTTCCGAAGGAAGCGGCGCTCAACCTCGAGGAGCAGCTCCCATGA